In Segatella copri, the DNA window GGAATCTATGGTTTGAGCTAAAAGAGCATCAAATTGCTCCATAATCGAAAAAATTCCCCCAAAAGGAGTGAGTTTCTCAGATTTTATTTGTATCTTTGCCATGTCATATTAGAGTTTTGCTTGTCTTCTTTTCGCAACACTAAGGTAAGTGAAAATTCTGACATGGAAAAATCCTGGGTAACTTTTTGTTGCTCAGGCACTTATAAATAATGTTAAATATAGTGTTGCGGAATTAAGGATGCATATAACCATATCCCTTAAACGTAATGGCATTGCCATTAGGTCCAAGTACAATGTAGGCGGTATTACTACCATCACTTTTTCTACTGATTTCACAAAACTCTTGAAGTTCATCGACTTGTTCTTCTGTCGGAATATTATATTTCAGAGCTTTTGGATATGGCAAGAACAGTACCTCATCCCCATCTTTTACATAGTCCGAGGCCCATAAAGTTCCACTTGGAAGCCCTAAGTCTACATACTCAACACCTTCCAATGCAGAATCCTTAGCTACCATATCGACACCATCTTGATAGCCAGCATTGTAACCTGCCATATAAGCATCAGCTACAACTTGTTTTAACGCTTCTGCTACTTTACCTTCTGCGTATAATTTTGCATTATCTATATTACTCATATTCTTCTTTTCCCTTTAATAAACCGACAAAAGTTAATCACATCAAACAACAAAATCATAACGACACAATGCCTTTTTTATAAGATGGTTACAATCTAGCAGCCCATTCTTAAAACCAACAGTATTAATAAGTACCTTTGAAGTTACTTTGACTTTCTTACCAGCCAAGAGTTCAACCCCTTTCTGAGTGTCACTTTTTACGATATTTCCCTCTTCATCTTTCTCTGGTAAATTACGAACTTTCAAAAACTCGTCAACTGCAGTTCCTTCTGGGTAAAAAATATTTGCAGTGCGATATAAATATCCATGATCAACAGTATTCCATTCAAAGATTGGGTTCTGAAATGTGGTTGGAAACCAATTTATTGCACGTTCTGTTCCATCAGGGCTATGCACTTCAATAACCAAGAACTCATAGTCTTTTCCCATAAAGTGCTGACTACCTATTCTATCTCCCATCTCTTCCAATGGTGGAAAAATGAGAATATCACCTTCATTTAGAGCCGCACTCCCACCAAAGATTGGTTTCATACTATTTGAAAATACTCCCAATCCCATTTTCATATTTGCATTACCAGCATTAGTCGAAACTCTTTCACTAATTGTCATAATTAACCTTTTAAATTTTATATTATATTATAATTTTCAATATCAAACTTTTAGTATCAATCATTCCACAGACTCCTGCTATAGAAACAAACTACTAGAGCAAGTAGATGAATTCGAAATCTCCTTATCCAAGTATACACTGGATTTTGTATTTGACATTGCTAAAACTGTGTTATACTTACTTCATGCCAATTTCACGGCTTTGCTTTTACCTTTCTAACAGGTATTCTATATCCAGAGAAAAGGCAGTCTGTACCTAAAACCCCACTAGAATAGAAATATGGCACATGAAATTCCTTCGGATTATCACTATTATAAATCTGCCAGAAAAACGGCAAATAGTTACTACACTTCTCAAGAATGTCTATATATCCATATCCCTCAAAAGTGACAGAATTACCATTAGGTCCCAAAACCATATATATATATTTATCAGCTGCAGAATCATTCATGCTAATAATCTTGCAATACTCCCCAAGTTCATTAACTTGCTCTTCTGAAGGAATATCATATTTCAGAGCTTCAGGATATGGTAAGAACAGCACCTCATTCCCATCTTTTACATAATCCGAAGCCCATAATGTTCCACTCGGAAGTCCCAAGTCAACAAACTCAGTCTCTTCCGATACAGAATCCTTAGCTACCTTACCAATACCATCTTGATAGCCTGCATTGTAACCCGCTAGATAAGCATCTGCAACAACTTGACTTAACGCATCAGCAACCTTTCCCTCAGCGTATTTTTTAGCTTTATCTATATTCATATTTTTAATCATATCTAAAAATCTTCATCGAGATTCATTATTTGCTGAAGAGAACTTTTTTCACCAGACACATATATTGTCATATATTCTCCAGAAGCTCCAATATCTAAATGAATAAGCATATAACCATTTCCTAAATGATAGAAATCATCCCTTACCGGGTATTGATTATATGTTTTCAACTTTTTACCAGACACAGATTTTATTATAGAGTTTCTGATTTTATCCTCGTAATTATCATTAAAAGAACCGACATTAATGATCATCATCATTGCTCCAGCATGAGGGCCCTTCAAATACATATTACATTCTCTTGTTGAACTATTACTGAGAGTCATCCCCATAATAGAGAACTTTCCTCTATAAATAGCTCCAAAGGAGCCGTAATTATCATACTCACCGCCATTATCTTCCATTTGTTTCAAGGAAGAATTGGAACTAAACAATCCAAAATCCACACCATATTCTCCATTGTTACTCTCCGAAAGAAATTCTTTTATCATCTCCCCTATATCTGTACCCTGATATGACTTTTGGACTTCTACTTGCAAGGTTCCATCCTTCTTATCGTCTTCTTTTGGGGCTGCCGAAGTTGCAGCAACAACATTCTCTGATATTGCTGTATCAACATTACGATTATTAGGCTGATTTGCCGTTGCTGATTGTTTCTGATATATCAAAAAAACAACAAATAAACTTCCAATTATCCCCACAACTATAACCAAAGTGATTAGTAACCCTTTTACTTTACTATTCTTTGTAGGAACTATTGACTTAGACAAACTATTATCTTTTGCAACTCGCTTTGAGTTCAGATAAAGGGTGTCCTCATTCGTAGAAAAATGTCGAGATGAAGAAGGTTGAGTATTAAAGTGCACTTTCTCGATTTTTTTTGTTTTAAATTCTGCAACGTTTTGAGGCCTCTTCAACCTTTTCTCTTGCATCATCCAAACTACCAACGTCTTCATTTCCTCAGAGACATTAGGCATCGGGAGGGCGAGATGCTTGTCCTCTGTCTCGTCTTCAGAAAGATCAGAAACTGATGGTGGGTCTTGATTGGTAAGTAACTTATACATAGTGGCACCAAGGGCATAAAAGTCTGTCCATGGACCGAACTTATCATAGCTCTGCGCCATCTGCTCACTAGGGGCATAACCATTCGTATAACTGATACCAGTGCTCATCGTAGCACCACCTACCGTACTCTGCTGCTTACTTGCACCAAAGTCTATCAACTTGACTACATTATGACTATCCACCATAATATTGGCTGGCTTGATGTCAAGATGGAACATACCTTCGTTATGGATTGCCTCAAGACCATCCAATATCTGATTCAAGTAATTGCGAACCTCAGACTCTGCCAAAGGTGCATTGGTACGCTTCAAACGTGCAGATAGATTTTCTCCATCCACATAATCCATCACATAATACGCAGTACCATTCTCCTCAAAAAGGTCATAGACCTTGACAATATGAGGATTACTGATACTACGAAGACGGCGAGCTTCTTTCTTAAATTTCTCTCGCTGTTGCTCAAAACTATTGGTATTCTCGGCATTGCTTACGCTAATGGTTGTACTATTACCATCACGCTGGCACACTCCTTTTACAAAGAACTCTTTGATGGCATAAGTCTCATCAAACTCAATGTTCTTTGCTAAATAGGTGTTGCCGAAACCACCTGAAGCCAAATAGCTTTCTATCTTGTAAGTTCCGTGTAGGATGGTTCCTACCTGGAGCATATTTTGATTATTAATTTCGTCCATTCTTTGTTGTATCTTCTTTTGTAGAATCTTGTATTGTTGTATCTGTCTCTAAATTTTGCTGGCTATTAAGCTCTTTCACGGTCACTATAGAATCCTCTAGAAGAGAATCCAGCAAAGCTGCCTCTGCTTTATGCTTGCTATAGTAGCCATAACCAGCCATGCCAACAGCAGCCAATACCACTAAGGCAACAAAGCCCATGAAGAGAGATTTCTTTCTTTTCTGCTTATTCACCAAATCAACGACTACACTATCAGGAACAGGCGGCGGTGTACCAGCAGGCTTTACGACTTCAACATCAGAAGAAGCAGTCACCTCTTCCACATCTGGCTTGATATTCAAAGCATTGCATTTCGCCGTAAGCTCTTCATTTACAAGACTCACATCAGCCTCGTCATGACTCACCTCTTTGATGTGTACTATATAAGCAGAATGATTATCTTTATTATCTGAGGTTTCTGAAATCAGCATCTGGCGCTTCTCTTCATCACGAACATTCGCAACAAAGACATCCAACAGCTCCTCATCCTCCATCTGTTCCAACATGCCGTCAGAACAAATGTAGAAGTAATCACCTGGCTGAATATCAGAAATATGGATAACATCAGGTTTCGGATGATTTCTATCTCCAGCTATCATCGCACGGGTGATGACATTTTTCTGTGGAAATGTCTTCATCTCCTCATAGGTCAACTCACCTGCCTGATAAAGATCATACACCAGGGAATGGTCACGACTCTTATATAATATGGTATGCGAAGATGGACGGAGATGGTATATTCTACTATCTCCAATGTGAGCTGCCGTACATCCATTACTGTGAAAATACAGCAAAGTTAAAGTTGTTCCCATCTGACGGGAATCTCCCGCAATAGCCAGTTTATCCAGTTCTTCGTAGGCATACGCCAAAGCATCAGACAGCAACTTATCTTCCAAGCCTTCGGAAGCAACTGCATGCTGCAACAAAAACGAAGAAAGACTTTTGCAAATACTTTGGCTTGCCACCTCTCCATGCTCATGTCCACCCATACCATCACAAAGCAAAAACAAACGGTCATTCTCCGTAGCTTTGCCCTCTATTGGATAGATGCTATCTTCCTGGTTCGCCCTTTTACCCAACTCATGGATAGCTAAAGGCTGATATATCTTGATTCTCATTGTTAGCTTTATTTTTGATGATAAACAACAGTTGTGTTACCCATCTTGATGATACTTCCTTCTGTCAAGACGAGCTGGTCACCCTCGTTCAATAATTGTCCATTCACATAACTGGCATTTTTATTATGGTAGTTAGACACCACCACCCTAACCTTGTCCGTAGAAGCCTTAATTACCTGGATGGCAAGATGCTGACGGCTCATATATCTATCATCAGTAACTATCTGTACAGTTGCCTGCGAAGTAGTAGCCTTGCGACCTATCACATTATTGCCGAACCCTAACGGATACTTCTTACCACCATAGAGCAAATAACCAGGAGTAACCTCTTCTTTCTTGCCTGCAAGGATTGTTTCATCAGATTGAGAAGGAGAAGAGGAATGCCCCACGTAAAGAGTTTCTCCATTATCTCGATTCACATACTGAGTCTCACCATTGCTGTTACCAACATATTCTGTTTCCCCAAAAGATTGCGGAGTTGCAGCATGTTGCTGTGAGAACATCACTCTCAGCTGAGCTTTACATTGAGGACAAGTAATCACCTTAACCGCTTCGTTTTGAGAATTTCTCACGTCAAGCAATACACCGCAACTCGGACATTTGATTCTTTTAATTTCCATTGCTACCATCTATTTTAATCAATTTTAATCAATGTTTATGCCATCTGGATATCAGCATCAGACATATAGTCTGGCATATCAGGAGCAACATCAGGATTCTCTAAGGATGCTGTTTGGAGATTTGGATCAGCAGAATCATCAACTCCGGTATCAGCGAAATCACTACCACTTGGAGTTATCACTTGTCCTGTATGCAAATCAACAGCTTCACCAACGTCAATACTTCCATTGCCATTGGCATCACAAATCGCAACATCAGGATTTCCATCTTGATCAAAATCTACCACACTCACTTCCTGGCCATCCACGTCGAAAACACCCACTGTAGCCATGGAGCCATCAGCAAGCTGAACTTCACCCGCATTAACCAAATGAACATCTGCATTTTGGTCATCAGCCACCTGCACATCACTTGCCTGATGCAAATTTGCATCATTGTGAGCAACAGATACATCCTGGTCTGCATGAGAAGAATGAGATACCATAGCAACATCTTCTGCTTGATGAGGAGCTGCATTCATTTCTTCAGCACGTACTTCTGGCTTTACAGCCTGAGCATAGTCGTTCTTTTCTGCATCTGTCATGTTGTTCCACTCGTCCTCAGTATAAGTACTATAGATATTACCATGCCAATGGAAAGCGCCACCAGGACCAACTTCGGCTCTAGCGGCATCAAAAGCCTCCTTAAAGCTCTGCTCATCATGACTCTCTGCTACCTTGATAGAGGCATTATCATTAGCTGCAGCAGCATCTTGCGATGGATTCTCCCCTTCCGGTTTTGTATCGGGAGCTTCTTCCGTACCTGCAGCAAAGGTGTCTGTGGCATACATAGCACTTGCACCTAATAAAATACCAG includes these proteins:
- a CDS encoding serine/threonine protein kinase; translation: MDEINNQNMLQVGTILHGTYKIESYLASGGFGNTYLAKNIEFDETYAIKEFFVKGVCQRDGNSTTISVSNAENTNSFEQQREKFKKEARRLRSISNPHIVKVYDLFEENGTAYYVMDYVDGENLSARLKRTNAPLAESEVRNYLNQILDGLEAIHNEGMFHLDIKPANIMVDSHNVVKLIDFGASKQQSTVGGATMSTGISYTNGYAPSEQMAQSYDKFGPWTDFYALGATMYKLLTNQDPPSVSDLSEDETEDKHLALPMPNVSEEMKTLVVWMMQEKRLKRPQNVAEFKTKKIEKVHFNTQPSSSRHFSTNEDTLYLNSKRVAKDNSLSKSIVPTKNSKVKGLLITLVIVVGIIGSLFVVFLIYQKQSATANQPNNRNVDTAISENVVAATSAAPKEDDKKDGTLQVEVQKSYQGTDIGEMIKEFLSESNNGEYGVDFGLFSSNSSLKQMEDNGGEYDNYGSFGAIYRGKFSIMGMTLSNSSTRECNMYLKGPHAGAMMMIINVGSFNDNYEDKIRNSIIKSVSGKKLKTYNQYPVRDDFYHLGNGYMLIHLDIGASGEYMTIYVSGEKSSLQQIMNLDEDF
- a CDS encoding PP2C family protein-serine/threonine phosphatase → MRIKIYQPLAIHELGKRANQEDSIYPIEGKATENDRLFLLCDGMGGHEHGEVASQSICKSLSSFLLQHAVASEGLEDKLLSDALAYAYEELDKLAIAGDSRQMGTTLTLLYFHSNGCTAAHIGDSRIYHLRPSSHTILYKSRDHSLVYDLYQAGELTYEEMKTFPQKNVITRAMIAGDRNHPKPDVIHISDIQPGDYFYICSDGMLEQMEDEELLDVFVANVRDEEKRQMLISETSDNKDNHSAYIVHIKEVSHDEADVSLVNEELTAKCNALNIKPDVEEVTASSDVEVVKPAGTPPPVPDSVVVDLVNKQKRKKSLFMGFVALVVLAAVGMAGYGYYSKHKAEAALLDSLLEDSIVTVKELNSQQNLETDTTIQDSTKEDTTKNGRN
- a CDS encoding FHA domain-containing protein, which codes for MEIKRIKCPSCGVLLDVRNSQNEAVKVITCPQCKAQLRVMFSQQHAATPQSFGETEYVGNSNGETQYVNRDNGETLYVGHSSSPSQSDETILAGKKEEVTPGYLLYGGKKYPLGFGNNVIGRKATTSQATVQIVTDDRYMSRQHLAIQVIKASTDKVRVVVSNYHNKNASYVNGQLLNEGDQLVLTEGSIIKMGNTTVVYHQK